A single window of Mycobacterium sp. ITM-2016-00318 DNA harbors:
- the menD gene encoding 2-succinyl-5-enolpyruvyl-6-hydroxy-3-cyclohexene-1-carboxylic-acid synthase, whose protein sequence is MNPSTAQARVVVDELIRGGVRDIVLCPGSRNAPLAFALHDADREGRIRLHVRIDERTAGFLAIGLAVAEGAPVCVAMTSGTAVANLGPAVVEANYARVPLIVLSANRPYELLGTGANQTMEQLGYFGTQMRENISLGLAPELRGAAPGELDKFNAQWRSATCRVLVAATGSRTANAGPVQFDIPLREPLVPDRDLDPSTSYAPQGRPGGKPWTHTPPVMFDQPLDIDLTPDTVVIAGHGAGAQPNLAALPTVAEPTAPPTENPLHPLALPLLRPQQVIMLGRPTLHRPVSALLADPSVPVFALTTGPRWPDVSGNSQATGTRAVISGEPNPAWLRRCAAVNSHAVAAVRDQLQAHPLTTGLHVAAAVADALRDGDQLVLGASNPVRDAALVGLNPRGIKVRSNRGVAGIDGTVSTAIGAALAHDRTGGRTVALIGDLTFVHDSSGLLIGPTEPTPRQLTIVVSNDNGGGIFELLEQGDPRFSDVSSRIFGTPHDVDVGALCRAYHVDSRQIEVDDLAAALDEPFDGMRVLEVKADRSSLRALHASIKAAL, encoded by the coding sequence GTGAACCCATCCACGGCACAGGCCCGTGTCGTCGTCGACGAACTCATTCGCGGCGGCGTGCGCGACATCGTGCTGTGCCCTGGATCGCGCAACGCGCCGCTGGCATTCGCGCTGCACGATGCCGACCGGGAAGGCCGGATCAGGCTGCACGTGCGCATCGACGAGCGGACCGCCGGATTCCTGGCCATCGGCCTCGCGGTGGCCGAGGGCGCGCCGGTGTGTGTGGCGATGACGTCGGGCACGGCGGTCGCCAACCTGGGACCCGCGGTGGTGGAGGCCAACTACGCGCGCGTCCCGCTGATCGTGCTTTCGGCCAACCGGCCCTACGAGCTGCTCGGCACCGGCGCGAACCAGACGATGGAGCAGCTCGGCTACTTCGGCACGCAGATGCGGGAGAACATCAGCCTCGGCCTCGCCCCGGAATTGAGGGGAGCCGCGCCCGGCGAACTCGATAAGTTCAACGCACAGTGGCGATCGGCCACCTGCCGAGTGCTGGTGGCGGCCACCGGTTCTCGCACCGCCAACGCGGGCCCGGTGCAGTTCGACATCCCGCTGCGCGAGCCGCTGGTGCCCGACCGCGACCTCGACCCGTCGACGTCGTACGCGCCACAGGGCCGCCCCGGCGGCAAGCCGTGGACCCACACCCCACCGGTCATGTTCGACCAGCCGCTCGACATAGACCTCACCCCGGACACGGTCGTCATCGCCGGGCACGGCGCGGGCGCGCAGCCGAACCTGGCCGCGCTTCCGACCGTCGCCGAGCCGACGGCCCCGCCCACCGAAAACCCGCTGCACCCGCTGGCGTTGCCGCTGCTGCGTCCGCAGCAGGTGATCATGCTCGGCCGCCCGACGCTGCACCGGCCCGTTTCCGCCCTGCTCGCCGACCCGTCGGTGCCGGTCTTCGCGCTGACCACCGGCCCGCGCTGGCCCGACGTCTCGGGGAACTCGCAGGCCACCGGCACCCGCGCAGTCATCTCGGGCGAACCGAATCCAGCCTGGCTGCGGCGCTGCGCGGCGGTCAACTCCCACGCCGTCGCTGCGGTGCGCGACCAGCTTCAGGCGCACCCACTGACCACCGGCCTGCACGTTGCGGCCGCGGTGGCTGACGCCCTGCGCGACGGCGATCAGCTTGTGCTCGGTGCATCGAACCCGGTCCGCGACGCCGCACTGGTCGGGTTGAACCCGCGGGGCATCAAGGTCCGGTCCAACCGCGGCGTGGCGGGGATCGACGGCACGGTGTCCACGGCGATCGGCGCCGCGCTGGCGCACGACCGCACAGGTGGCCGCACGGTTGCGCTGATCGGCGATCTGACCTTCGTGCACGACAGTTCGGGGCTGTTGATCGGGCCGACCGAGCCGACGCCGCGGCAGCTGACGATCGTGGTGTCCAACGACAACGGCGGCGGGATCTTCGAGCTGCTCGAGCAGGGCGACCCTCGGTTCTCCGACGTGTCGTCTCGGATCTTCGGCACCCCGCACGACGTCGACGTCGGCGCGCTGTGCCGGGCTTATCACGTGGACAGCAGACAGATCGAGGTCGACGATCTCGCCGCTGCGCTCGACGAACCGTTCGACGGCATGCGGGTGCTGGAGGTGAAGGCCGACCGGTCGTCGCTGCGGGCGCTGCACGCGTCGATCAAGGCGGCGTTGTGA
- a CDS encoding DUF3592 domain-containing protein yields MIDRVKRLVRSVVPQVIPHLYGQPDETRTERTFRRMRIGVVIVACLVTLQSLLLVFGAWRNDRQIEGNMGVAAAEVLSAGPRRSTIEFVTPDRVTYRPELGVLYPSELDTGMRIYVEYDRANPDLVRVQDRNAALAIIPAGSIAVVGWLVAGAALMGLTFFERRLARQAEASRLFSQSSS; encoded by the coding sequence GTGATCGATCGGGTCAAGCGACTGGTGCGCAGCGTAGTCCCACAAGTGATCCCGCACCTGTACGGCCAGCCCGACGAGACCCGCACCGAACGCACCTTCCGCCGCATGCGAATCGGCGTCGTCATCGTGGCCTGTCTGGTGACGTTGCAGTCGCTGCTTCTGGTGTTCGGTGCGTGGCGCAACGACCGGCAGATCGAGGGCAACATGGGGGTAGCCGCCGCCGAGGTGCTCAGTGCGGGGCCGCGCCGTTCCACGATCGAGTTCGTCACCCCCGACCGTGTCACCTATCGGCCCGAGCTCGGGGTGCTGTATCCCTCCGAATTGGACACGGGCATGCGGATTTACGTCGAGTACGACAGAGCCAACCCCGATCTCGTTCGGGTGCAGGACCGCAATGCGGCGCTGGCCATCATTCCGGCCGGGTCGATCGCCGTCGTGGGCTGGTTGGTCGCCGGTGCGGCGTTGATGGGGTTGACGTTCTTCGAACGCAGGCTGGCGCGTCAGGCCGAGGCCAGCAGGTTGTTCAGCCAGTCGTCGTCGTGA
- a CDS encoding thioredoxin domain-containing protein, whose protein sequence is MRVSRAVAAVTAAMLFGAAGCTSQVTGTATVDPTKPPLGLSEDGYGIVAGYPDAPVQIELYTEPQCTHCADLQAAFGDDIKRHINIGDLAVTYRPLTFLDDPSTDQHSVRVANALFLAVGAPEASDENDMASGPEFQSFVEDLWAHQEPGGPGPSDNQMAKMAQESGLPDDVAGRIGAGDTADQIDIEEMGAYNYGALIGIDPISTGTPTVYDLDTQEKVDIHDDDWLNNLLASA, encoded by the coding sequence ATGCGAGTTTCCCGCGCGGTCGCGGCGGTGACGGCGGCGATGCTCTTCGGCGCGGCCGGCTGCACCAGCCAGGTCACCGGGACTGCGACCGTCGATCCCACGAAACCTCCGCTCGGCCTGAGCGAAGACGGCTACGGCATCGTGGCGGGCTATCCCGACGCCCCGGTGCAGATCGAGTTGTACACCGAACCGCAGTGCACCCACTGCGCCGACCTGCAGGCCGCTTTCGGCGACGACATCAAGCGACACATCAATATCGGCGACCTCGCGGTGACCTACCGTCCGCTGACCTTCCTGGACGACCCGAGCACCGACCAGCATTCGGTGCGGGTCGCCAACGCGCTGTTCCTCGCCGTCGGAGCGCCCGAGGCTTCCGACGAGAACGACATGGCCTCGGGCCCGGAGTTCCAGAGCTTCGTCGAAGACCTCTGGGCCCACCAGGAACCCGGCGGGCCTGGACCGAGCGACAACCAGATGGCGAAGATGGCACAGGAATCGGGCCTACCCGACGACGTCGCGGGCCGCATCGGCGCAGGCGACACCGCCGACCAGATCGACATCGAGGAGATGGGCGCCTACAACTACGGCGCGCTCATCGGCATCGACCCGATAAGCACAGGCACGCCAACAGTTTACGACCTCGATACCCAGGAGAAGGTCGACATTCACGACGACGACTGGCTGAACAACCTGCTGGCCTCGGCCTGA
- a CDS encoding glycosyltransferase family 1 protein yields MRVGIVAESFLPNVNGVTNSVLRVIDHLRHHGHEVLVIAPDTPRGEPAADRVHEGVRIHRVPSRMFPKITSLPLGVPRPRMVSVLKGFDPDIVHLASPALLGWGGMHAARRLGVPTVAIFQTDVAGFAQSYGIGFTARAAWAWTRMVHSRVDRTLAPSTAAVDNLVAHRIPRVQKWARGVDIAGYAPSARDERLRSKWSPDGKPIVGFVGRLAPEKHVERLAVLAGRDDLRLVIVGDGVDRAKLEAALPGAVFTGALYGPQLATAYASMDVFVHPGEHETFCQAVQEAMASGLPVVAPDAGGPRDLVAPMHTGLLLPVAEFEDRLSTSVDHLLDERQRYSVAARRSVLGRTWPAICDELIGHYEAVLGTRGVKAA; encoded by the coding sequence GTGCGCGTTGGGATCGTCGCAGAGTCCTTCCTTCCGAATGTCAACGGCGTCACCAACTCGGTGCTTCGGGTGATCGACCATCTCCGCCATCACGGCCACGAGGTCCTTGTCATCGCACCGGACACACCTCGCGGCGAACCCGCCGCCGACCGCGTTCACGAAGGCGTCCGTATTCACCGGGTGCCGTCGCGGATGTTTCCGAAGATCACCTCCCTGCCGCTGGGCGTCCCCCGGCCGCGAATGGTGAGTGTCCTCAAGGGTTTCGACCCCGACATCGTGCATCTGGCCTCGCCTGCACTGCTCGGTTGGGGCGGCATGCACGCCGCGCGCCGCCTGGGCGTGCCGACGGTGGCGATCTTTCAGACAGACGTGGCCGGTTTCGCGCAGAGCTATGGCATCGGCTTCACCGCGCGGGCCGCATGGGCGTGGACCCGGATGGTGCACAGCCGGGTCGACCGCACTCTGGCACCGTCGACGGCCGCCGTGGATAACCTTGTCGCTCATCGCATTCCTCGCGTGCAGAAGTGGGCTCGCGGCGTCGACATCGCCGGGTACGCGCCCTCCGCGCGTGACGAGCGGCTGCGCAGTAAGTGGTCACCCGATGGCAAGCCGATCGTCGGCTTCGTCGGCCGCCTCGCTCCCGAGAAGCATGTCGAGCGGCTTGCGGTGCTTGCGGGCCGCGACGATCTCCGGCTCGTCATCGTCGGCGACGGTGTCGACCGAGCCAAGCTCGAGGCCGCCTTGCCTGGAGCGGTTTTCACCGGCGCGTTGTACGGCCCGCAGTTGGCCACCGCCTACGCCAGCATGGACGTCTTCGTCCACCCCGGCGAGCACGAGACGTTCTGTCAGGCCGTGCAGGAGGCGATGGCCTCGGGTCTACCGGTCGTCGCCCCCGATGCAGGGGGGCCACGAGATCTGGTGGCGCCCATGCACACCGGGCTTCTGCTGCCGGTCGCCGAGTTCGAAGATCGGCTGTCGACCTCGGTGGACCACCTGCTCGACGAGCGTCAGCGCTACTCGGTGGCAGCTCGCCGCAGCGTGCTCGGCCGTACCTGGCCGGCGATCTGCGACGAGCTGATCGGCCACTATGAGGCGGTGCTGGGCACTCGCGGCGTCAAGGCCGCCTGA